One Cervus canadensis isolate Bull #8, Minnesota chromosome 1, ASM1932006v1, whole genome shotgun sequence genomic window carries:
- the RITA1 gene encoding RBPJ-interacting and tubulin-associated protein 1: MKTPVELAISGMQTLHVQHRSRGGYRVKVRPSYVDETLFGSPAGIRPAPPDFDPPWMKKANRTRGLGTGVSQALGANGSCESTSSSGSTPTLTPRKKNKYRLISHTPSYCDESLFGSRQEGAGWEAKWMARGDAAKLHALFWTPPATPRGSHSPRPRETPVRAIHPADLSKTEHRVVASSRRLSVDGLDTPRPLRRERSHSLTHLNVPSTGHPPASSPCTNGPRDPRPAPSGVTFRSPLVTPRARSVSVSVPTSPRQGGATQKTKPPWK; the protein is encoded by the exons ATGAAGACCCCGGTGGAGCTGGCCATCAGCGGGATGCAGACCCTCCACGTTCAGCACCGCAGCCGGGGTGGCTACCGGGTCAAAGTTAGGCCATCATACGTGGATGAGACTTTGTTTGGCAGCCCTGCAGGCATACGGCCTGCACCACCAGACTTTGACCCACCATGGATGAAGAAGGCCAACAGAACCAGAGGATTGGGGACAGGGGTGTCACAGGCCTTGGGGGCCAATGGGAGCTGTGAGTCCACCTCTTCCAGTGGCAGCACCCCAACCCTCACACCAAGGAAGAAGAACAAATACAG acTGATCAGCCACACTCCTTCTTACTGCGATGAGTCTCTCTTTGGCTCCCGACAGGAGGGCGCCGGCTGGGAGGCCAAGTGGATGGCGAGGGGTGATGCTGCGAAGCTCCACGCCCTCTTCTGGACACCCCCGGCTACCCCTAGGGGCAGCCATTCTCCCCGCCCCAGGGAGACGCCAGTGCGAGCCATTCACCCAGCTGACCTCTCAAAGACAGAGCACAGGGTAGTGGCCAGCTCCCGGAGGCTGTCCGTGGATGGGTTAGACACTCCACGCCCTCTGAGGCGGGAGCGTTCCCACTCCCTCACCCACCTGAATGTCCCCAGCACAGGTCACCCACCCGCCAGTAGCCCCTGCACAAATGGGCCCCGAGATCCCAGGCCTGCCCCATCAGGGGTGACCTTCCGGAGCCCCCTAGTGACTCCCAGGGCTCGGTCAGTCAGTGTTTCAGTGCCAACTTCCCCCCGACAAGGTGGGGCTACCCAGAAAACAAAGCCCCCTTGGAAATGA